From Thermodesulfobacteriota bacterium:
CCTTGTTGTCCGGAAGGGGGACGAGGGCGTGGGTCGTGGAGTAATGGCGCTTTCCGCGCACCGTGGGGTCCCCTCCTTCGTAGCTCCCGACGTCGTTGAAGGGGAAGTGACACGCGGCGCATCCGGAAGCGTGGCCGGCGGCGAAAGGCCCGGCCGCTTCCAGCCCGAGGTGGCACAGGGAGCAGAACTTCCGGTACAGCTCCCCGGACAGGTTCTCGAGACCGGCTACGCCCGCCAGCCGCAGCGGGGCGCCCTTCTCGTCGTGGGTCTCCGCTTCCCGCGCAGCGTATGTTTTCCCGTTCTCACCCTCCCACGTGAGCTGGATGTTCCGGATCATCCCCGCGTTCGTGTACATGAGGCCGGTCTTCACCCGTTCGAGCTGGTACCGGTGGCAATCCCCGCACCCTTTCTCCCACGCGGCGGGGGCCGACGGGTTCTTCCCGCCGTGCATCGACCTGTGCGAAACCTCCTTGTCACGGGACGCGGCATCCCCTCCGTGGCAGGAAACGCAGGAGCCGTGCGTCGCGGAGGCGGTCTCGATCCCCTTGTGACACGATTCGCAGGAGGAGCCCTCCGCCGCAAGGCGGCAGGAGCCCCCCAGGAGGGCCAGCGCAAGGAAAAGCAGGATATTCTCCGGGCGGGGCATTAACTTGCTATTGTAATGCGTTTCCCTTCGACGCACGCGGCGGGCGGAAAAACGAACCGGCGGGATGCGGGGGATCATCCCCGGATCCCGCCGGCCGATTCATGCGCGATGGTTCCTCAGCAGCCCTGCGGGACCTCGCCGCTGGACGGCTTGACCTCCAGGACCTGGTCGACCTTGAGCTGCTCGGCCTTCGCCTGCCCGAATTTCAACGTCAGGTCCTTGCCGCTGACTCTCAGGACCAGGGGAGAGCCGCCGCCCGCGTTGACCCTCATTCCCGCCTTGATCCACGCCGGCAGGTCGGCTTGCGCCGAAACGGTGACCCTCACGCCGTCGATCTTTGTGATCTTGCCGGTGAACGGTTCGTCCGCCGCGAAGCCGAAGCCGGCCACCCCCAATACGAGGGCGGCGACCATCGCCACGAGAAACGCTTTTTTCCGCATGATTTCACCTTCCTCCGGATATTACTTTTTCTTCTCCAGCTCGTTCAGCCTTTCTTCCAGGAACTCGATCTTCGTCTTCAGTTCGCCGATCTGGTTGGCATTGGCGACCACGGGCCGCATGTTCGTGTAGGTCTCCGCCTCGATCACCGTGTCCGGGCGCGCGCCGTAGACGATCCAGCTATCCTCGTAGACGCGGAAGTTCTTGTAGCCGAGCCGCTCGAGGGCATAAAAGGCATAGGCCGTCCGGCAGCCCCGGTGGCAATAGACGATGACCTGGTCGGTCTTCGGGACGTTCTTGTAGATCTCCGCCAGCTCTTCGTTCGACTTCATCTTGCCGTCTTTGTCGAGATTGATATCCACGGGAATGTGGACCGCGCCGGGGATCCGACCTCCCCGGAGGGTGGTGTTCTCGAGACCCTGGAACTCCTTCAGCGACCGGGTGTCGACGAAGGTGACGTTGGCGGGCTTCTTCTTCACGAACTCCATGACTTCCTTCGTGGAGGCGTAGAACTTGGGATTGGCGATCTTCGCCTTGAAGACGGCCGGGGCCGGCTTGACGGCCTCCTTCTGCACCGGTTTGCCTTCCTTGACCCACGCCTCGTAACCGCCGTCGAGGTAGTAGAATTCCTTCACCCCGAGGTAGACCGGGAGCTGCTCGATCGCGACGTGGTAGTCGGCCTTCTTCCCGTAGATGATCAGCCCCTTGCTGTTGTCGAGTCCGATCTGCCCGAGGAGCTTTTCCGCTTCCTGGACGGAGACGATCCGGCCGTCGACCGGGCTCTTCAGGACCGTCACCACCGGCTTGCCGTAGTTGACGGCGCCCGGAATGTGACCGGCTTCGTACTCCCCGCCGCTGCGGCCGTCGAGGATGACCCAGCCGGCGTTGCCCGCCTTCTCCGCCGCGAATTCCACGTCGCAGACATGCCCCACCGTCTTGCCCGCCGCGAACGCCCAGGCGCCGCTGCAGACCACGACCATTGCCGTCAGAACCGCCAGTGCCCCTCTTTTCATTTTACCTCTTCCTCCCCCGTTGTAAGTTCTCCGCGGAAACCGTCCGATCGGTTTCTACGGGTGGTCCTTTCCGATCAATGTCGCGGTCCCTTCCTGGTGGCAGGGAGTGCAGTTCTGCTTCCCCTGAACGTTCTGGGCGGCGCTATGACAGGAGTAGCACTCGGCGTAGTCCGCCGTCGGCGCGAAGGCCGGGATGGCGGCGTTGGCCAGGTACGCGTTGATAAGCTCCGCCGCGCGCGCGGCCGTGGCGCCCGTCACTTTCGCGCACCGGTCCTTCTTCACGTTGCGGCCGTCCTTGGTTTTCGTGGTCAGGTCCGCGCCCGCCGCCTTCATCCACTTCGTCACCGAAACGTGGCAGAGCATCGATTCCGGAATGTCGCGGGCCATGACTTCGGCGTCGGGAATCGGCGCCGGAACGTTGGGATACGCCTTCCGGTCGATCTTGACGCCGTCCCATCCGGTGAACGGGAAGTTCTGCTTCGTGTACCAGTCGATCAGCGAGCCGCCCAGCTTGTCGTGCAGCAGCTCCCCCTTGTGCTCCGCCAGGTTCAGGATGGAGAGGCAGCCGGTCAGAGAGCCGCACGTGCCGCCCCAATCCAGCCCGCCTGCGCGGCCCCACTGCGTGAACTTCGGAGGCAGCAGGCTCCAGCCCGTCTCTTTCATGCCGGCCTTCCTGGCTGCTTCGATGAAGCCCATCACCAGCGCCCGCCCCGTCCCCTGGCCGCAGCCGCCGTTGGCGTGATACTCGCAATAGCCCCAAAGGCGGACCTTTTCCACATCGAGAGGAAGCGCCGGGAATTTCAGGATGGTCGTCTTGGCGGCCTGCGCCTTCCGCACATCGACCAGCGACCCCACTCCCAGCCCGGCGACAAGGCCGATGGCTCCCACAGCCGCGGAACCGTTGACCATGAAACTGCGCCGCGTCACATCGTCTTTTCGCTCTTCCATGCATTTCTCCTTCAATCGGGTAAATATCGATTCCCGGGATCGATCCCGCTGTCGATCCGATCCTCCAACCTCTCACACAATCTTTTGTATAGTATTCAATCCGATAACCTTTCGCATTGATCGGCATCAAATAACGGACGATTCCAGGGAAACGGGTTTAAAGGCCGGAGGGGGATCCGATGCTTCGGAGCGACCGGGGTTCGAGCACCTGGAACCGCCCCCGGCCCAGCCGACGGATCAGCCCCATCTCCGCCATGCTCGTGACCGCCCTGGAAAAACTTTCGGGGGTAATGCCGAGCGTGCGGGCGAAATCTCCCGACGGCATCGGCAGGTGCAGGACCGTCGTCCCGCCGGTCGCGTCGGTCGGCATCAGCTTGACCAGGGCCGCCGCCACGCGCGGGAGCACCCCGC
This genomic window contains:
- a CDS encoding rhodanese-like domain-containing protein, which codes for MKRGALAVLTAMVVVCSGAWAFAAGKTVGHVCDVEFAAEKAGNAGWVILDGRSGGEYEAGHIPGAVNYGKPVVTVLKSPVDGRIVSVQEAEKLLGQIGLDNSKGLIIYGKKADYHVAIEQLPVYLGVKEFYYLDGGYEAWVKEGKPVQKEAVKPAPAVFKAKIANPKFYASTKEVMEFVKKKPANVTFVDTRSLKEFQGLENTTLRGGRIPGAVHIPVDINLDKDGKMKSNEELAEIYKNVPKTDQVIVYCHRGCRTAYAFYALERLGYKNFRVYEDSWIVYGARPDTVIEAETYTNMRPVVANANQIGELKTKIEFLEERLNELEKKK
- a CDS encoding C-GCAxxG-C-C family protein, whose amino-acid sequence is MEERKDDVTRRSFMVNGSAAVGAIGLVAGLGVGSLVDVRKAQAAKTTILKFPALPLDVEKVRLWGYCEYHANGGCGQGTGRALVMGFIEAARKAGMKETGWSLLPPKFTQWGRAGGLDWGGTCGSLTGCLSILNLAEHKGELLHDKLGGSLIDWYTKQNFPFTGWDGVKIDRKAYPNVPAPIPDAEVMARDIPESMLCHVSVTKWMKAAGADLTTKTKDGRNVKKDRCAKVTGATAARAAELINAYLANAAIPAFAPTADYAECYSCHSAAQNVQGKQNCTPCHQEGTATLIGKDHP
- the extJ gene encoding selenite/tellurite reduction operon protein ExtJ; this translates as MRKKAFLVAMVAALVLGVAGFGFAADEPFTGKITKIDGVRVTVSAQADLPAWIKAGMRVNAGGGSPLVLRVSGKDLTLKFGQAKAEQLKVDQVLEVKPSSGEVPQGC